The Candidatus Reconcilbacillus cellulovorans genome segment ATCCCTATTCCATCCAGTTCACGTTGCTCTTCTGGGGTTACGAAGACCATTCGGACGGAAAAGTCAGACACGTGCAACAGCGTCTCAGTTCCAGCGAGGAATTCATAGTCCCACAGGCGGTTTGAAGTAAATAAACTTCTCGATTCTGGGGTCAACAGTCCGAAAACCTCGATGGCGCCGCTCATGCCAGCCCATTCGGAAACTTTGATTTCATCTAATGATAGGAAATCGTCCTTTCCGCAACCCAATTCTTCATCACTGGGGAAACGAACCTTAAAGTATTCGGCTCGTTGAAGGTAAAACTCCAAAACAACCTGACATAAATCCTCAAAAAGACCGTCAATAAGATAGGCTTTTCTGATTTTCATTTACTAGTCCTCTTTCGGATCTTCTGGATACGGAAGCGGTGGAAGTTGATGCGGCATGTTCATTCCCCTCCTGGTTGATTGGAATTTTTCGTCATGTCATCATTATCCCCCAATCGCGGCGATAAATCATTTGCAGGGGACGGGGCGCGGATCGGCGGAGCCGAGGGTTTTGCCGGTGAAGCGGCCGCGTCATGGTGCGATTGGCCAGTCGAAAAGGAGTTTTTGAAAGAAGAGTGCCGAGTCGAACAGACGGCGAGGCGGATTTCTCGTGTCCGCATGTCAAAATTTTTTTAAACCCGCCGGAAGGATTTTCGCGAATTTTGTCGTATATCATACTTTGCGTTTTCTTTTTTCGCAGGCTCTCGGCGGGGGAGAAGGAGATCGGGCATGAAAATCCGTTCGTTTCGGTTGGCGGACTACGTGCAGGCGAGCGAGCTGTTCCGCGAGGTGTTGAGCGAGGCCTGTTTCGAGGAGACGATGAAGGCGTTCGGCCGGCAGCTGGCGTGGGACAGCGACCTGATTCTCGTCGCGGAAGTCGACGGGAAAGTCGTTGGGGCCATCATCGGGACGATCGACGAAGACGAGGGGTTTTACTACCGCATCGCCGTCGCGCGCGAACATCAGCGCAAGGGCATCGGCACGGCGCTCATTCAGGCTTTGCGCAACCGATTTTTGCAGCGGCGCGTGCGCAGGATTCGAGTGACCGTCGACGCGCACAACGCACCGGTGTTGCCGCTTTACGAGGCGGCGGGATATGGCCCGAAAGATTTTTTCCATTCCTGGGAGCGGCTCAAGATCGTGAGTGGCTGAGGCGGACGCTCGCGACGTTCCTGTCGAATCGTCGAATAGAGCGGATCCGCGAAGGAAATAGGCGTAAGGAAAACATATCTTTCATCCGACTCGTTTCGGCTCGTTGCATTCGGATGGAAGATATGTTTTTCTATTATTAGCCCTGTTTTAGCCCTGTCTCGGCCCTGTCGGTGCAAAGGGCCCGAAGGCGGCTTTCAAAGCAGGAAAGGAGCGGTCGCATGGAGCAACTCGAGCGATATATCATTCGAAGCCTGAAGCACGACGGCCGCCTTCATCGGGCATGGCTAGAAAACTGGAGAATTCCAGAAACGGCGCTTCCGGCCGCGTGGACGGCGTCCGATCCGCCGATGATCGTGTTCGTCAACGATCAGACGCCGATCGTCGAGTCGGACGGCCATGAGCGA includes the following:
- a CDS encoding GNAT family N-acetyltransferase; protein product: MKIRSFRLADYVQASELFREVLSEACFEETMKAFGRQLAWDSDLILVAEVDGKVVGAIIGTIDEDEGFYYRIAVAREHQRKGIGTALIQALRNRFLQRRVRRIRVTVDAHNAPVLPLYEAAGYGPKDFFHSWERLKIVSG